The following are from one region of the Atribacteraceae bacterium genome:
- a CDS encoding CPBP family glutamic-type intramembrane protease, with protein MNNPLCMIKELSREYWKLLATREGTVIITGIMAVVLYDISFQERWFGFFSGERMVFNNSLITALWFLVVPMAINAATCRIPWKDLGGGFGMIRQWGPWFLVLLGLGAGWAFIVSRSPGYRDYYPMYRPAAQSVQEFFVFQGFVAVTMYVWEFFCRGFLLFGLAKKMGRYAILVQLIIFTLLHRGKPEYLISIVGGLGMGIFAFEAKTFFPVFLLHLSVSVLLDIFCIL; from the coding sequence ATGAACAATCCGCTATGCATGATCAAGGAGCTTTCCAGGGAGTACTGGAAACTGCTCGCGACCCGGGAAGGTACGGTCATTATAACCGGGATCATGGCGGTTGTGCTATACGATATATCGTTTCAAGAACGGTGGTTCGGTTTTTTTTCCGGTGAAAGAATGGTGTTCAACAACTCGCTGATTACAGCTTTATGGTTTCTTGTCGTACCTATGGCGATCAATGCGGCAACCTGCCGCATTCCCTGGAAGGATTTGGGCGGTGGATTCGGGATGATCCGGCAATGGGGTCCCTGGTTTCTGGTTTTATTGGGCCTGGGCGCTGGCTGGGCATTTATTGTTTCCCGGTCTCCCGGCTATCGTGATTATTATCCCATGTATCGACCGGCGGCCCAGTCCGTTCAGGAATTCTTTGTTTTTCAAGGTTTCGTTGCAGTCACTATGTATGTCTGGGAGTTTTTTTGCCGGGGATTTCTCCTGTTTGGGTTGGCGAAGAAGATGGGCCGCTACGCCATCCTGGTGCAACTGATCATTTTCACCCTGCTTCACCGGGGTAAACCGGAATACCTGATATCCATCGTCGGTGGATTGGGGATGGGGATCTTCGCTTTCGAAGCAAAAACGTTTTTTCCGGTGTTCCTCCTTCATTTATCGGTGTCCGTTCTTTTGGATATTTTTTGCATTCTGTAA
- a CDS encoding rubrerythrin family protein produces MHKMTEEFLETAFAGESQAHMRYLIYADIAEKEGKPNIARLFRAISYAEQVHATNHYRELGMIKKTPDNLDVAIGGETFEVDEMYPVYNNAAQYQNEKGAVLSTHYAWSAEKIHAQMYTDAKIKALDGQDLSIGTVHICPVCGYTAEGTAPDNCPVCGVKKEVFKSF; encoded by the coding sequence ATGCACAAAATGACCGAGGAATTTTTGGAAACGGCGTTCGCCGGAGAGTCACAGGCCCATATGCGATATCTGATTTATGCCGATATCGCAGAAAAGGAAGGAAAACCCAATATCGCCAGGTTGTTTCGGGCCATTTCTTATGCAGAACAGGTACACGCCACCAACCATTACCGGGAACTGGGAATGATCAAAAAAACTCCGGATAACCTAGATGTCGCGATTGGTGGGGAGACATTCGAAGTTGACGAAATGTACCCGGTTTATAACAATGCGGCTCAATACCAGAATGAAAAGGGCGCCGTCTTGTCCACTCATTATGCCTGGAGCGCTGAAAAGATCCATGCCCAAATGTACACCGATGCGAAGATCAAAGCTCTCGACGGCCAGGATCTTTCTATCGGCACTGTCCATATTTGCCCGGTTTGTGGATACACCGCGGAGGGCACAGCGCCGGATAACTGTCCGGTGTGCGGAGTGAAAAAGGAAGTTTTTAAATCATTCTAA